A single genomic interval of Oncorhynchus gorbuscha isolate QuinsamMale2020 ecotype Even-year linkage group LG25, OgorEven_v1.0, whole genome shotgun sequence harbors:
- the LOC124013896 gene encoding cGMP-gated cation channel alpha-1-like, whose protein sequence is MTVRLLVGKEKQEKRERKEQKKKEKEEKELKEKEEKEKKEKEEKAKAEAPKEITVIDPAGNMYYNWLLVITIPVMYNWTLIIARASFEELQTDFLIYWFIIDCVSDVVYLADMVFRTRTGYLEQGLLLFGLNYPEIRLNKLFRINRMLEFFQRTETRTNFPNVLRISNLVMYIVIIIHWNACLYYSFSKAIGFGANKFVYPDTTDPEFGRLVRKYAYSMYWSTLTLTTIGETPPPVQNSEYFFVVTDFLVGVLIFATIVGNVGSMITNMNAARANFQARIDAIKQYMTFRKVTKDLEKRVIKWFDYLWTNKKAVDEREVLKFLPDKLRAEIAINVHLDTLKKVRIFADCEAGLLVELVLKLQPQVYSPGDYICKKGDIGREMYIIKEGKLAVVAGDGIKQFVVLSDGELLREISILSIKGSRAGNRRTANIRSVGYSDLFCLSKDDLMEALSEYPDAKAMLEEKGRQILMKDNLLDLEVAAQGPDPKDMEEKVERMTATLESLQTRYARLLAEHEAGQSRLKRRVTRLEKKVVAPVQEVEELGVEMGTVATTE, encoded by the exons ATGACTGTACGTCTACTGGTAGG GAAAGAAAAgcaggagaaaagggagagaaaggaacagaagaagaaggagaaagaggagaaggagttgaaggagaaagaggagaaggagaagaaggagaaagaggagaaggccAAAGCTGAAGC gccTAAAGAGATCACGGTGATAGACCCAGCAGGTAACATGTATTATAACTGGCTCCTTGTCATCACTATTCCTGTAATGTACAACTGGACCCTCATCATAgccag ggccagTTTTGAGGAGCTCCAGACAGACTTTCTGATCTACTGGTTCATCATAGACTGTGTCTCTGATGTGGTCTACCTGGCTGATATGGTGTTCAGGACCAGGACAG GTTACCTGGAACAGGGTCTGTTG CTGTTCGGACTCAACTACCCCGAGATACGACTCAACAAGCTGTTCAGAATCAACAG GATGTTGGAGTTCTTTCAGAGGACAGAGACCAGGACCAACTTCCCCAACGTACTGCGTATCTCCAACCTCGTCATGTACATCGTCATCATCATACACTGGAACGCTTGTCTTTACTACTCTTTctccaag GCGATTGGTTTCGGAGCTAATAAGTTTGTGTACCCCGACACGACGGACCCTGAGTTTGGCCGTTTGGTCCGGAAATATGCCTACAG CATGTACTGGTCGACCCTGACACTCACAACTATCGGAGAGACTCCTCCCCCTGTACAGAACTCTGAGTACTTCTTCGTCGTCACAGACTTCCTG GTTGGCGTGTTGATCTTTGCTACCATCGTCGGTAACGTCGGTTCCATGATCACCAACATGAACGCTGCCAGGGCAAACTTCCAGGCCAGGATAGATGCCATCAAACAGTACATGACTTTCAGAAAGGTCACCAAG GACCTGGAGAAGAGGGTGATCAAGTGGTTTGACTACCTGTGGACCAATAAGAAGGCAGTAGATGAGAGGGAGGTGCTAAAGTtccttcctgataaactcagggCTGAGATTGCTATCAACGTACACCTGGACACACTGAAGAAG gtgcgtATCTTTGCTGACTGTGAGGCTGGTCTCCTGGTAGAGTTGGTATTGAAGCTTCAGCCTCAGGTCTACAGTCCAGGAGATTACATCTGTAAGAAGGGAGACATCGGACGAGAGATGTACATCATCAAGGAAGGGAAGCTGGCCGTTGTCGCCGGCGACGGGATCAAACAGTTCGTTGTCCTTAGCGACGGGGAGCTACTTCGGGAGATCAGTATTCTGTCCATAAAGG GTTCCAGGGCTGGAAACAGGAGGACTGCTAACATCAGGAGTGTTGGGTACTCTGACCTGTTCTGCCTCTCTAAAGACGACCTCATGGAGGCCCTGTCGGAGTATCCTGATGCTAAAGCCATGTTGGAGGAGAAGGGACGGCAGATCCTGATGAAGGACAACCTGCTGGACTTGGAg GTGGCGGCGCAGGGCCCGGACCCCAAGGACATggaagagaaggtggagaggatGACAGCAACGCTGGAGTCCCTCCAGACGCGATACGCCCGGCTCCTCGCCGAACACGAGGCGGGCCAGAGCAGACTGAAACGCAGAGTCACCCGGCTGGAGAAGAAAGTGGTGGCTCCGGTCCAGGAGGTCGAGGAGCTAGGGGTGGAGATGGGTACCGTGGCAACCACAGAGTAG